Proteins co-encoded in one Cervus canadensis isolate Bull #8, Minnesota chromosome 15, ASM1932006v1, whole genome shotgun sequence genomic window:
- the LOC122453928 gene encoding 40S ribosomal protein S29-like — translation MGHQQLYSSHPRKFGQGSRSCQVCSNRHGLIWKYGLNMCCQCFHQYAKDIGFIKLD, via the coding sequence ATGGGTCACCAGCAGCTCTACTCAAGTCATCCAAGAAAATTCGGCCAGGGTTCTCGCTCTTGCCAGGTCTGCTCAAACCGGCACGGTCTGATCTGGAAATACGGCCTCAATATGTGCTGCCAGTGTTTCCACCAGTATGCGAAGGACATCGGCTTCATTAAGTTGGACTAA